The DNA window ACGCCCCTTTTTTGCTACGAAGAATACAGGGCTACGCCCCTTATGCTACGGTAATAATGGGGCGTAGCCCTAAAATCTCCGTAGAAAAACAACGAAAATTTAAAAAACAGGGGCGTAGCCCTGAAATCAGATTGAGCCTATGGTATGATTAGGAAAGATATCAGGGCTACGCCCCTTTTTATCTACACATACATTTTGCTACGAAGAATACAGGGCTACGCCCCTTTTTATCTACACATACATTTTGCTACGAAGAATACAGGGCTAACGCCCCTTTTTAACTACACATACGTTTTGCTACGAAGAATACAGGGCTACGCCCCTTATGCTACGGTATTAATGGGGCGTAGCCCTAAAATCTTGGTAGAAAAACAATGGAAATTAAAAAAAACAGGGGCGTAGCCCTGAAATCAGATTGAGCCCATCAATGAAAATTTCGGGTAAAATAGCAAATTTCACAGCAGCTATGAGGCAGGTGGGGCTGCTTATTGGGCTGCTTTAAGAGTTGGGCTGATGGTCAGCTTTTCCAATTGGTAAGGTAAAATGAAAAGTAGTTCCTTTTCCCACCTCACTTTCAACCCAAATCTTTCCTTTATGTTTTTTAATAAAGTCTTTTACAAGAATTAAACCCAAGCCTCTAGATTCGTCCTTTTCAGGTTCTGAACTGTTTATGGCAGATTCATAGCTAAATAATTTTTCTCGATTCTGGTCAGACATTCCAATACCTGTATCCTTTATTGAAATCTGAATAAACGAATTCCCTTTTTTAAGAGCAGAAGCTATAATTCTGCCACCCTTTGGTGTAAATTTGATAGAGTTTGTTATAAGGTTTTGAAAAATTGACCTTATTAAAAACGGGTCAACCCGAACCCGAAACGATTTATCCACTTCATTAATAATTTGTATCTCTTTTTGTTTAGCATTTTCTTCTATGAGTTCTGTTGACAGGGAAACTAATTCATATAAATTTCTGTTTTGAGGGTCGAAGTTTATTTTTTTTGATTTTTGTTTTGACAATTCTACAAGCTCGTTTAGTTGATTGACTATTTTAACCGAAGAGCCATTGATTATTTTAGCTAAAATTTCTATTTCTTCTTGTTTAAGAGATTTAATATCGGTCATCAAAATTTCAGAAGTAGCAATAATTGAAGTAAAAGGATTTCTTAAATCGTGTGAAATAATAGAAATAAATTTGTCTTTAGACTTTGTGGCTTTATCAAGTTCATAATTAATTTCTTCAAGTCTGTCATATGCGGATTCTAAAACTTTAGTTCTTTCAATTACTTTAAATTCCAGTTCCTGATTAAGATTTGTTATTTCCTGCTGGGCTTTAAGTAATTTTTTATTTTGGTCATAATGTTCTCTCTCAGCTTTTAATATTGCCGTAACGTTTTGGCTGGTACCTATGAACTGATAGGCTTTGCCTTTTTTTAAAATTACTTTGCCTTTTACATGAAGGATTTTTTTTTCGATCTCCGCTGGAGTGTTGATACTGGTGAAAAAATCAAAGGAGCCGGTTTCTTTAACTGCAGTGTCGAAAA is part of the Bacteroidota bacterium genome and encodes:
- a CDS encoding PAS domain-containing sensor histidine kinase; translated protein: MEKNIIELKEELENVKKENANHLLKLQEARNFIEAIKAGHVDALVVKEGKSRKIYTESSADKIYRLLMEKMHEGAVTLNEDGIILFSNSCFSEMVNAPLKKIIGNDFINYIEAPSKSRFENLLNDSKMNPAKDEYYIGARGQKSIPVLISINTLSLESKSVFNLIITDISNIKKHQEELITQKKLLEEAEKIAEMGSWTVNLKTKEITVSPEFYKIYGLTDKSSLTLTPYDLIHQNDRAASKEIFDTAVKETGSFDFFTSINTPAEIEKKILHVKGKVILKKGKAYQFIGTSQNVTAILKAEREHYDQNKKLLKAQQEITNLNQELEFKVIERTKVLESAYDRLEEINYELDKATKSKDKFISIISHDLRNPFTSIIATSEILMTDIKSLKQEEIEILAKIINGSSVKIVNQLNELVELSKQKSKKINFDPQNRNLYELVSLSTELIEENAKQKEIQIINEVDKSFRVRVDPFLIRSIFQNLITNSIKFTPKGGRIIASALKKGNSFIQISIKDTGIGMSDQNREKLFSYESAINSSEPEKDESRGLGLILVKDFIKKHKGKIWVESEVGKGTTFHFTLPIGKADHQPNS